In Bombus affinis isolate iyBomAffi1 chromosome 8, iyBomAffi1.2, whole genome shotgun sequence, the following proteins share a genomic window:
- the LOC126919402 gene encoding IQ and ubiquitin-like domain-containing protein, whose amino-acid sequence MENSEIKTQSYLVGWKHKLTGTIYRNTYTQTGKHDGKNDKRTQTNFTMDKFTNVECDVEVQTNFFPNVRDRFIKSFRNSKEPRFKDYSNEKILESIVKIQRFYRAHRGRQTTISSSGVSVCAKNTNRRQIQPVPRFYRSRDFVILNRTSPSTRADFELLYNLLDRWRIHETKSASEQLFVSSRIALCSLILSKEVELLRAIDSRKTTIKLKKREQSYRKFLDELCKPVVWKTSHRESIPVITPFIQHARCFRDTFEELSKENITVKERVEMLSKLRKDIEPHTCKESDELVRLLNQEIDLLTRNVEESKLNWLRSGLRMAFLRLARESLRNEREDSRLISWFRTSCKTICRSCGRLLPLEKFPREKWSRSSSCNYCLYVRVRAGPRLVYEPYQRLLRDVRRQEARIYCYTSLAFIIDAKAVYHLVNDIWHGKSAISENDNLEELRLVRFRNDEEWSPWNCLLLTVTEASLHRKVVDLGKFYGPMILQKFCTKNLQAKLRFEFVAKFKNLRGNKQ is encoded by the exons ATGGAGAATTCAGAGATTAAAACACAATCATACTTAGTTGGCTGGAAACACAAACTGACTGGAACTATTTATCGGAACACGTACACGCAAACTGGTAAACATGACGGCAAAAATGACAAAAGAACGCAGACAAATTTTACGATGGATAAATTTACGAATGTGGAATGTGACGTTGAAGTGCAGACGAATTTCTTTCCTAACGTCCGCGACAGATTTATAAAAAGTTTTAGAAATTCCAAGGAACCGAGATTCAAGGATTACTCGAACGAGAAGATTCTAGAGAGCATCGTAAAGATACAGAGATTTTACAG AGCTCACCGCGGCCGGCAAACCACGATCTCGTCGAGCGGCGTTTCAGTCTGTGCTAAGAACACGAACCGGCGGCAAATACAGCCAGTACCGAGATTCTATCGCAGCCGGGATTTCGTGATACTAAACCGCACGTCGCCGAGTACCAGGGCGGACTTCGAGTTGCTGTACAATCTGCTGGATCGTTGGCGTATCCACGAGACGAAGAGTGCGAGTGAACAGCTGTTCGTGTCGTCCAGGATAGCATTGTGCAGTTTAATCCTATCAAAGGAGGTAGAGCTATTGCGAGCTATTGATTCGAGGAAAACCACTATCAAATTAAAAAAGAGAGAGCAATCATACAGAAAATTCTTGGATGAGTTGTGCAAACCTGTCGTATGGAAAACCAGCCATAGAGAATCGATTCCTGTAATTACACCATTCATACAGCACGCCAGATGCTTTAGAGACACGTTCGAAGAGTTGTCGAAGGAAAATATCACTGTTAAGGAAAGGGTTGAGATGTTGTCTAAATTAAGAAAGGATATAGAGCCTCATACGTGTAAGGAATCTGATGAACTGGTACGTCTGTTGAATCAAGAGATTGATCTGTTGACCCGTAACGTGGAGGAAAGTAAGTTGAATTGGTTAAGGAGTGGGCTGAGAATGGCTTTTTTGAGACTGGCAAGGGAGTCCTTGAGAAACGAGCGAGAGGATTCGAGGCTGATCAGTTGGTTCCGGACCAGTTGTAAAACTATCTGCAGGAGCTGCGGTAGACTATTGCCTCTCGAGAAGTTCCCACGCGAGAAATGGTCCCGTTCCTCTTCGTGCAATTACTGTCTCTACGTGAGAGTTCGCGCTGGGCCTCGGCTCGTATACGAGCCGTATCAAAGACTTCTTCGTGATGTAAGACGTCAGGAAGCTAGAATCTATTGTTACACCAGTCTGGCTTTTATTATTGATGCAAAAGCCGTTTACCATTTGGTGAACGATATTTGGCACGGAAAATCGGCCATTTCTGAAAACGATAATTTAGAAGAGTTGAGGTTGGTGAGATTTCGAAATGACGAAGAGTGGTCACCGTGGAATTGTCTTTTATTAACCGTGACGGAAGCCTCGTTGCATCGAAAGGTAGTTGACCTCGGTAAGTTTTACGGACCGATGATACTACAAAAGTTTTGCACGAAGAATCTTCAGGCTAAACTTCGGTTCGAGTTCGTGGCCAAATTCAAGAACCTTCGTGGGAATAAACAATGA